One window of Erwinia aphidicola genomic DNA carries:
- a CDS encoding non-ribosomal peptide synthetase, which translates to MIGFSVSPYTETFWNEFLINPKSCEYNLVVDQAINGPLDIARLENAIAKLVEENILFSHVLSDSGDQLRWVPGNKSIILEQLDPSSDLSAQVKAPFDLRSGPLCRFLLVRHDAHHHDLIVILHHTLLDGLSGQEFIDALSHYYNHRGQQPFGRKNRETLDEQNARFRQEISRLRTEFNSVDFWQEMLAGCQKVNDIPKIHQNPLQGQIHSSEVRFHISYTQWNSLKSGVKYASHFLIFKTLWATLLARMSEEKSVCIGYPVSIDGGSEMYYGAQVNMGIFPLSLSAESTFRDIYQLSINYIRKIKASGKLRHTQLPIYEVIRQTGIQHLNVNFSQAYLKDAPFSLEGCQLSINNRFNIDLSGSELLLEYQPADDGFDFRLRYRTDLFDEHQMIEMSEQYCDLLNAALQQPDRPLSDFPLITAQQESRLRDQWSSEPEVVIQSSTTLLSGFELHASRHPERIALRDEQGSLSYGELSQRVDRLASQLHTAFRQLTGEPMLSETLIPLFIERTNDAVIGMLAIMKAGGAYVPLDPHTPQQRLSWILQDVASPIILTQTSLQDRARTGAENIHCLLIDALAPCNDDEPVVHLPRIDNRQLAYVIYTSGTTGRPKGTLCEHRGAINTILGHTRRILADERGVLNCLQFATLAFDAHVYEVFIALHNGHSLHIASEQQRKDLQQLTQQMAAWQIHFCFLPPALLSTCPAFPESVRYIGMGGESVAEEVLNHYLAQGMRVSNLYGPTEASVSVSVNLYQHNGARNIGCSIDNMRCYVVNERGHILPTGVVGDLCLSGIGLARGYLNLPELTASTFTDNLLEEGENYQRFYRSGDKARRLPDGSMEYCGRQDQQVKIHGHRIELGEIESVMRAIPGVQGAVAAVQSEPVLQLRAWYVLSPGSTLTAEKILQVLKLQLPLYMIPGAMRAIAAIPLTLNSKVDYKALPEPQSVDSYTHYRAPANALESQLLALLNQLLKCQAGTDDHFFALGGDSILAIRYCHEIYKRTGLHVSPLTLSEYPTVATLSHQLALSNETVPQVTIPAMGRDSGPLSFQQSQLWFMAQLSAQATHYLTPLMLQLDPTIDCERLAISLQALVARHQVLRSLIVQDEQGEASQQVTQQTLTVAQKHLPTEDHVTASVEQALQQPFDLKREIPIRATIYHYQDVSGTARIACLLVFHHIAFDGWSLNVVMRELDDLYQHFAKTASADPVVPERQYLDYALWQQQQAANQQSALDFWLRALDGLQPLDIPMDFSRPAFADVRGDNVEVLLPAALIEALRALARRQGVTLHAVTLAGFVLLLSRYTGQDDVVVGSPLANRGQAELENLIGFFVNTLPLRHQLDNQLSVAEFIRQVADNTRQVQQHQDMSLKQLVDHLAIARDFSHHPLFQVMFSLESEEHSDAVPQWLSLVDLSEKERTAKFDLTLTLKPCQEGMRARFNFASALFRKSTISRLAHYYLQMLQQLIEHEERPLAAAGLGAGIALSPPKAAFDYHFERPLHQDFIRHAQQNPQAAALFDDRGEMSYGELYQAAQMLATQLRLQGEVTGEAVAILADKGRQQPVAILAVLMCGKAFLPMDKAWPLQRRLAVMAQAGINTVLSSEAWATEAVKVILLDRRGLASELPLAEQLLPPVEVAANDLAYIIFTSGSGGTPKGVAIEHRSAVNTLEGVQRRFSIDKHDRSLALSAMSFDLAIWDIFAPLSVGGAVVMPAEQHRASPQAWYQLMMSHRVTLWLSAPALLELLLDYVINAGSLDRPRPALRLVMVGGDWIATSLPERCRQWAPDCQFCSAGGATEAAIFSILYEVPPEKVLTVSIPYGRALPHEQFYVLDRWLRPVPEGVKGELFIAGEGLARGYYHDEERTNASFFWHHQLQQRVYRTGDYGRFLSDGNIEFMGRIDQQVKINGYRVELGEIENVVLAYPRITGCCVILTSAPQRVLVAYITASEEIDIVLLLQQLRAQLPQYMVPKTIMQLEQIPLTLNGKVARDLLPPAVPQAQAFVEAASHEETICCDIWRELLNVEPIGVEDNFFALGGNSLLAIQASYQLSRRLKKQVTLSEIGQYPTIRSLCAYLAQSGPQTAGISIPAQQRDRWPLSYSQMQLWFIENLNGGSNLYHVPMLFRLAPGTDIDACCHSLQAIVARHEVLRSVIHQQQAQLAESVRTDAALEVARMMLAAGEWPRQLQQDIDRPFNLSTEIPTRATIYQVYEGNTLDVYCLVVIHHLAFDGWSQALFIRELAELYPACCLGSTLPLSAPALQYGDYACWQREYLDSGRAQALKNFWRDELHNWQPLELPLDYPRPAKVDHRGANYCIRLPTELGAQCEHFVQQHGVTPFALFLASFNLLLSYFSGQQDILVGTPVANRPTEEVHNVIGFFVNTLPLRSQIDDDITLAAYIQGVFDQVMEIQQYQGLPLDQLIDMMKVPRDLASHPLFQVMFLLEDEDVNPSFPDWLIPQSLNKNYQVAKFDMTLSVQKKTEGTQLIFNYATALFSAETIEYLARYYLRILQQLVNHSRLQIKEMHLIDPADVLRQRAEWQSSLPQYDFERAIHHDFIQHARRQPQRVALIDSDGALSYGELYQAALHLSLQLRQFTDMEAETIAVMVDKGRAQIIAVMAILMAGRAYLPLDGSWPERRRRAIISQSQTRVIISSAPWQSTDNARLLAIDSHGCVAELPQPQPGEPVFAASGELAYVIFTSGSTGAPKGVAVEHRGAVNSIVDTLRQLSIGPHDRGLALSALSFDISAFDIFGILSAGATMVIPSEAQRYQPDAWHRLMIEHDVTFWNSAPSVMTLLVEYLESGVQPGASWPALRNVVLVGEVISRQLPARIRQWQPHCRISSTGGATESSIWSIIYEIPDGPILAPSVPYGKAMAHQRFYVLDRHMRILPPCLPGEQYIGGAGVAREYYRNRTLTDERFIWHPVLGERLYRTGDAGRYLPDGNLEFLGRMDFQVKLNGYRVELGEVEDCAMAFSPIKSCCAIVRNDDSQQRLVLYYVCEEPLVEVELLEFMSQQLPLYMIPTALVRLDALPLSSSGKLDRKALPAPASSSETDYVAPKNALEAQLCALWQETLHCERIGMTDDFFRAGGTSIIAISLCIRLADILGSPVPVVKLFQCRTLKNLLASQHNSLVIALNTPAPGASALWMIHPALVGAEAFYPFAQAFQGRINCFGIDNYNLYHRPPIDSLPTLAARYLDEMTAHGLLSGSSPVQIVGWSLGGLIALEVAALLEARGVGQVSLYLLDSFYQQAVGEQPSSDLLSALGITAEAAQRAMAIAGTEQRLAQGVISRRLMTTRVTLFKATQPNPQLPDDVMRELLAVQDNGLQQVCEDLTVIPLACHHHNILQCAEEIGEVIIRNKEGIALDKATELLQRADR; encoded by the coding sequence ATGATTGGTTTTTCGGTATCGCCATATACTGAAACTTTCTGGAATGAATTCTTAATCAATCCAAAATCCTGTGAGTATAATTTAGTCGTCGACCAGGCGATAAATGGGCCATTAGATATCGCACGTCTGGAAAATGCGATTGCAAAGTTAGTCGAAGAAAATATTCTGTTTAGTCACGTGCTGAGTGATAGCGGCGACCAACTCCGTTGGGTGCCGGGTAATAAAAGTATCATACTTGAGCAGCTTGACCCGTCGAGCGATCTGTCCGCGCAAGTAAAGGCCCCCTTTGACCTGCGTAGTGGCCCACTCTGCCGCTTCTTGCTGGTAAGGCATGATGCGCATCACCATGATTTGATTGTCATCCTGCATCATACCCTCCTCGATGGCCTTTCGGGGCAGGAGTTCATTGACGCGTTATCTCACTATTATAATCACCGGGGCCAACAGCCGTTCGGCCGCAAAAACAGAGAAACCCTCGATGAACAGAATGCCCGTTTCAGGCAAGAGATATCACGCCTGCGCACTGAATTTAATTCAGTAGATTTTTGGCAAGAGATGCTGGCGGGTTGTCAAAAAGTTAATGATATTCCAAAAATCCATCAGAACCCCCTGCAAGGTCAGATACACTCGTCTGAGGTCCGTTTTCACATCTCTTATACTCAGTGGAATAGTCTTAAGTCCGGTGTGAAATACGCGAGCCATTTCCTGATTTTTAAAACATTATGGGCAACTCTTCTTGCCAGAATGTCAGAGGAAAAATCGGTCTGTATTGGCTATCCGGTGTCTATTGATGGCGGCAGTGAGATGTATTACGGTGCTCAGGTGAATATGGGGATTTTTCCTCTGAGCCTCTCTGCTGAGTCGACGTTTCGTGATATATATCAGCTAAGCATCAATTATATCCGAAAAATTAAAGCGTCGGGAAAATTGCGCCATACTCAGTTGCCGATTTATGAAGTTATCAGACAGACTGGCATTCAACATTTGAATGTTAACTTTTCCCAGGCTTATCTCAAGGATGCGCCTTTCTCATTGGAAGGTTGCCAGCTCAGCATCAACAATCGTTTTAATATTGATCTATCCGGTTCAGAGCTGCTTCTGGAGTATCAACCCGCTGATGATGGCTTCGATTTTCGCTTGAGATATCGTACAGATCTGTTCGATGAGCATCAGATGATTGAGATGTCGGAACAGTATTGCGATCTGCTGAACGCGGCTTTGCAGCAGCCGGACAGGCCGCTGTCCGATTTCCCTTTGATCACGGCCCAGCAGGAATCACGACTGCGCGACCAGTGGAGCAGCGAGCCCGAGGTGGTCATACAGAGCTCTACCACACTGCTATCCGGTTTTGAACTGCACGCCAGCCGCCATCCCGAGCGGATTGCCCTGCGCGACGAACAGGGTTCCCTTAGCTATGGCGAACTGTCACAGCGGGTTGACCGTCTGGCCAGCCAGCTGCACACCGCCTTCCGGCAGCTGACGGGGGAGCCGATGCTGTCGGAGACCCTGATCCCGCTGTTTATTGAGCGAACCAACGATGCGGTCATCGGTATGCTGGCGATCATGAAAGCAGGAGGAGCCTATGTGCCGCTTGATCCTCACACCCCGCAGCAGCGGCTGAGCTGGATCCTGCAGGATGTGGCTAGCCCAATCATCCTGACACAAACCAGCCTGCAGGACCGTGCTCGCACAGGGGCAGAAAACATACACTGCCTGCTGATAGATGCGCTGGCGCCGTGCAACGACGATGAGCCAGTGGTACACCTGCCGCGGATTGATAACCGACAGCTGGCTTATGTCATCTACACCTCCGGCACCACCGGGCGCCCCAAAGGGACCCTCTGTGAGCACCGTGGGGCGATCAATACCATTCTCGGCCACACCCGCCGCATTCTTGCGGATGAGCGCGGCGTGCTGAATTGCCTGCAGTTTGCCACCCTGGCTTTTGACGCGCATGTCTATGAAGTCTTTATCGCTTTGCATAACGGGCACAGCCTGCACATCGCCAGCGAACAGCAGCGCAAAGATTTACAGCAGCTGACGCAGCAAATGGCCGCCTGGCAGATTCATTTCTGCTTCCTGCCACCGGCCCTGCTCAGTACCTGCCCGGCGTTCCCTGAATCTGTGCGCTACATCGGTATGGGCGGCGAGTCGGTGGCGGAGGAGGTACTGAACCACTATCTGGCGCAGGGAATGCGCGTCTCAAATCTCTATGGCCCCACGGAAGCCTCGGTCAGCGTGAGTGTGAACCTCTATCAGCATAATGGCGCGCGTAATATTGGCTGCAGCATAGACAATATGCGCTGCTATGTCGTTAACGAACGGGGGCACATATTGCCGACTGGCGTGGTTGGCGATCTTTGCCTGTCGGGGATTGGGCTGGCCCGCGGTTATCTCAACCTACCGGAGCTGACGGCGAGCACCTTTACGGACAATCTGCTGGAGGAGGGTGAAAATTATCAACGTTTTTACCGTTCCGGCGATAAGGCGCGCCGCCTGCCTGACGGCAGTATGGAGTATTGCGGGCGTCAAGATCAGCAGGTAAAAATTCACGGTCATCGCATTGAACTGGGTGAGATCGAAAGTGTGATGCGCGCTATCCCAGGCGTGCAGGGGGCGGTCGCGGCCGTGCAGAGCGAACCTGTGCTCCAGCTGCGAGCCTGGTACGTGTTGTCGCCAGGCAGCACTCTCACGGCAGAAAAGATCTTACAGGTGCTTAAACTTCAGCTGCCGCTGTATATGATTCCTGGCGCAATGAGGGCGATTGCGGCGATCCCGCTGACGCTCAACAGCAAAGTGGACTATAAGGCGCTGCCCGAACCGCAGAGCGTTGACAGCTATACTCACTATCGGGCGCCTGCCAATGCCCTGGAAAGCCAGCTTCTGGCGCTGCTTAATCAGCTATTAAAATGCCAGGCGGGCACTGACGATCACTTCTTCGCTCTCGGAGGCGACTCCATTCTGGCGATCAGATACTGCCATGAGATTTACAAGCGGACTGGCCTGCATGTGTCGCCCTTAACCCTGAGTGAGTATCCTACCGTTGCCACGCTGAGCCATCAGCTGGCATTGAGCAACGAAACGGTGCCACAGGTCACTATTCCAGCCATGGGACGTGACAGCGGACCGCTCTCTTTCCAGCAGTCTCAGCTCTGGTTTATGGCGCAGCTGTCTGCGCAGGCAACACATTATCTGACGCCGCTGATGCTCCAGCTTGACCCGACAATTGACTGCGAACGGCTGGCTATCAGCCTGCAGGCGCTGGTTGCGCGACATCAGGTATTACGCAGCCTGATAGTGCAGGATGAGCAGGGCGAAGCGAGCCAGCAAGTTACCCAACAGACTCTGACAGTGGCGCAGAAACATCTGCCAACGGAAGACCATGTTACAGCCAGCGTCGAGCAGGCACTGCAGCAACCCTTTGATCTGAAACGTGAGATTCCGATACGGGCCACGATTTATCATTATCAGGATGTGTCGGGCACTGCACGTATCGCCTGCCTGCTGGTATTTCATCATATTGCCTTTGATGGCTGGTCGCTGAATGTGGTGATGCGGGAGCTCGACGATTTATATCAGCACTTCGCTAAGACAGCGTCAGCGGATCCCGTCGTGCCTGAACGGCAATATCTGGATTACGCCCTGTGGCAGCAGCAGCAGGCGGCGAATCAGCAAAGCGCTTTGGACTTCTGGCTTCGGGCGCTTGACGGGCTTCAGCCACTTGATATCCCGATGGATTTTTCCCGGCCAGCCTTTGCCGATGTGCGGGGTGACAATGTTGAAGTGCTGCTGCCGGCGGCGCTTATCGAGGCGTTACGCGCGTTGGCCCGCAGGCAGGGCGTGACGCTGCATGCCGTGACCCTGGCCGGTTTTGTGCTGCTGTTATCCCGTTATACCGGGCAGGACGACGTGGTGGTGGGTTCGCCGCTGGCTAATCGCGGACAGGCGGAGCTGGAAAATCTTATCGGCTTTTTTGTGAATACCCTGCCGCTGCGCCACCAGCTGGACAATCAACTTTCTGTCGCTGAATTTATCCGTCAGGTGGCGGACAACACCCGTCAGGTGCAGCAGCATCAGGATATGTCCCTGAAGCAGCTGGTGGACCATCTTGCCATTGCGCGTGACTTTTCCCATCATCCGCTGTTTCAGGTGATGTTCAGCCTGGAAAGCGAGGAGCACTCTGACGCTGTGCCGCAGTGGCTGTCTTTGGTGGATCTGAGTGAGAAAGAGAGAACGGCGAAATTTGATCTGACTCTGACGCTCAAGCCTTGCCAGGAGGGGATGCGTGCGCGCTTCAACTTTGCCAGTGCACTCTTCAGAAAATCAACGATTTCCCGGCTCGCCCACTACTATCTGCAGATGCTGCAACAGCTGATAGAGCATGAGGAACGGCCGCTAGCGGCAGCCGGGTTGGGGGCGGGTATCGCCCTATCGCCGCCGAAAGCAGCATTTGACTATCACTTTGAACGTCCGCTACATCAGGACTTTATTCGTCATGCCCAGCAAAACCCGCAGGCAGCAGCGCTGTTCGATGATCGGGGCGAGATGAGCTACGGTGAGCTGTATCAGGCCGCACAAATGTTGGCGACCCAGTTACGATTACAGGGGGAAGTGACTGGAGAAGCTGTCGCTATCCTTGCGGATAAGGGGCGACAGCAGCCTGTTGCGATACTCGCGGTGCTGATGTGTGGTAAAGCCTTTTTGCCAATGGATAAGGCCTGGCCGCTGCAGCGCAGACTGGCGGTCATGGCGCAGGCCGGGATTAACACCGTTTTGAGCAGCGAAGCGTGGGCCACTGAAGCCGTCAAGGTCATTCTGCTGGACCGCAGGGGGCTGGCATCGGAACTGCCGCTGGCAGAGCAGCTACTGCCGCCGGTGGAGGTGGCCGCGAATGACCTGGCCTATATTATTTTCACTTCCGGCTCTGGCGGTACGCCGAAAGGGGTCGCGATTGAACATCGTAGCGCGGTGAATACCCTGGAAGGGGTACAGCGTCGCTTCAGCATTGATAAGCACGATCGCAGCCTGGCGCTCAGCGCAATGAGTTTTGACCTTGCCATTTGGGACATTTTTGCCCCGCTTTCCGTCGGTGGCGCCGTAGTGATGCCTGCCGAGCAACATCGCGCCAGTCCGCAGGCATGGTATCAGCTGATGATGTCGCATCGGGTGACCCTCTGGCTCAGTGCTCCGGCCTTGCTGGAGCTGTTGCTGGATTACGTTATTAATGCCGGATCCCTCGATCGCCCACGTCCGGCGTTGCGGCTGGTCATGGTGGGAGGGGACTGGATTGCCACATCCTTACCCGAGCGCTGTCGCCAGTGGGCACCTGACTGCCAGTTCTGCAGTGCAGGCGGCGCGACAGAAGCCGCCATTTTCTCAATTCTGTACGAAGTTCCACCTGAAAAGGTGCTGACGGTCAGTATCCCGTATGGTCGGGCGCTGCCCCATGAACAATTTTACGTCCTGGATCGCTGGCTGCGGCCCGTGCCCGAAGGGGTTAAAGGCGAGCTCTTTATTGCCGGAGAGGGATTAGCGCGCGGTTACTATCATGATGAAGAGCGAACCAACGCCAGTTTCTTCTGGCATCACCAGCTGCAGCAGCGCGTGTATCGTACTGGCGATTACGGGCGTTTCCTCAGCGATGGCAATATCGAATTCATGGGGCGCATTGACCAGCAAGTCAAAATCAATGGCTACCGGGTTGAACTGGGTGAAATTGAAAACGTGGTGCTGGCTTATCCGCGGATAACGGGCTGTTGCGTGATATTGACTTCCGCTCCCCAAAGGGTTCTGGTCGCCTATATCACTGCCAGTGAAGAGATTGATATTGTCTTATTGCTTCAGCAGTTACGCGCCCAGCTGCCGCAGTACATGGTGCCAAAAACCATTATGCAGCTTGAGCAGATCCCCCTGACGCTGAATGGCAAAGTCGCGCGCGATTTACTGCCGCCAGCAGTGCCTCAGGCGCAGGCTTTTGTGGAGGCAGCGAGTCATGAAGAGACGATTTGTTGCGATATCTGGCGCGAATTGCTTAACGTGGAGCCAATCGGCGTAGAGGACAACTTCTTTGCGCTGGGGGGCAATTCCCTGCTGGCTATCCAGGCCAGCTACCAGCTTAGCCGAAGGCTGAAAAAGCAGGTTACGCTGAGCGAAATAGGGCAGTACCCCACGATCAGATCGCTGTGCGCTTACCTGGCGCAGAGTGGGCCGCAGACAGCGGGTATTTCTATCCCGGCCCAGCAACGCGACCGCTGGCCCCTCTCTTACTCACAGATGCAGCTGTGGTTTATTGAAAATCTTAACGGTGGCAGCAATCTGTACCATGTTCCGATGCTGTTCCGGCTGGCGCCAGGCACAGATATTGACGCCTGTTGCCACAGTTTGCAGGCGATTGTTGCCCGTCATGAAGTGCTGCGCAGCGTGATCCATCAGCAGCAGGCGCAGCTAGCCGAGTCAGTGCGAACTGATGCAGCGCTCGAGGTGGCTCGCATGATGCTGGCTGCGGGTGAGTGGCCGCGGCAGCTGCAGCAGGATATCGACCGTCCATTTAATCTCAGCACAGAAATTCCGACCCGCGCCACGATTTACCAGGTGTATGAGGGGAATACGCTGGACGTTTACTGCCTGGTTGTTATCCATCACCTGGCTTTCGATGGCTGGTCGCAAGCGTTGTTTATCCGCGAGCTGGCCGAGCTGTATCCCGCTTGCTGTTTAGGCAGCACGCTGCCATTGTCCGCACCCGCGTTACAGTATGGTGACTATGCCTGCTGGCAGCGAGAGTATCTTGACTCCGGGCGGGCGCAGGCGCTGAAAAACTTTTGGCGGGATGAGCTGCACAACTGGCAACCTCTTGAGCTGCCGCTCGACTACCCCCGCCCGGCAAAGGTTGATCATCGGGGGGCCAATTATTGCATCAGGTTACCAACAGAACTGGGTGCTCAATGTGAGCATTTTGTTCAGCAGCATGGCGTAACGCCATTCGCGCTGTTTCTCGCCAGTTTTAACCTGCTGCTGAGCTACTTCAGCGGTCAGCAGGATATTTTGGTCGGTACGCCTGTCGCTAACCGCCCGACGGAGGAGGTGCATAATGTTATTGGCTTCTTTGTTAATACCTTGCCGCTACGCTCGCAGATCGATGATGACATCACGCTTGCCGCGTACATACAGGGTGTGTTCGACCAGGTGATGGAAATTCAGCAGTATCAGGGCCTGCCTCTGGACCAGCTGATCGATATGATGAAGGTGCCGCGCGACCTGGCTTCTCACCCTTTGTTCCAGGTGATGTTCCTGTTGGAAGATGAGGACGTTAATCCGTCATTCCCTGACTGGCTTATCCCACAAAGCCTGAACAAAAATTATCAGGTAGCCAAGTTTGATATGACCTTGAGCGTACAGAAAAAAACGGAGGGGACGCAGCTGATATTTAACTACGCCACGGCGTTGTTCAGTGCTGAAACCATTGAATACCTGGCGCGTTACTATCTGCGCATCCTGCAACAGCTGGTGAATCATAGCCGCCTGCAGATTAAAGAGATGCATCTGATCGACCCAGCCGACGTGTTGCGTCAGCGAGCAGAGTGGCAGTCCAGCCTGCCGCAGTATGACTTTGAGCGTGCCATTCATCATGACTTTATCCAGCATGCCCGGCGGCAGCCGCAGAGGGTGGCGCTGATAGACAGCGACGGGGCACTGAGCTACGGCGAACTGTATCAGGCGGCGCTGCATCTCTCTCTGCAACTACGGCAGTTTACCGATATGGAGGCGGAGACTATTGCAGTGATGGTGGATAAAGGGCGCGCGCAGATTATTGCCGTAATGGCTATCCTGATGGCCGGCCGGGCGTATCTGCCGCTTGATGGCTCCTGGCCGGAGCGCAGACGGCGCGCCATCATCAGCCAGTCACAAACACGGGTCATTATTAGCAGTGCCCCCTGGCAGTCCACCGACAATGCTCGCCTGCTGGCGATAGATAGTCACGGCTGCGTCGCGGAACTTCCGCAGCCGCAGCCGGGCGAACCGGTATTCGCGGCGTCGGGTGAACTGGCGTATGTCATCTTCACTTCCGGTTCTACTGGGGCACCCAAAGGGGTGGCAGTTGAGCATCGCGGCGCTGTGAACAGTATTGTTGATACGCTGCGGCAGCTGAGCATTGGCCCGCACGATCGAGGGCTGGCGCTGAGCGCGTTGAGCTTTGATATTTCTGCATTTGATATCTTTGGCATTCTGTCGGCTGGTGCAACGATGGTGATACCGTCGGAAGCCCAGCGTTATCAGCCAGATGCCTGGCATCGCCTGATGATTGAGCACGACGTGACGTTCTGGAACTCTGCCCCGTCAGTGATGACATTGCTGGTTGAGTATCTTGAGTCCGGCGTGCAGCCCGGCGCCAGCTGGCCCGCCTTGCGCAATGTGGTGCTGGTGGGGGAAGTGATCTCCCGACAGCTTCCCGCGCGTATTCGCCAGTGGCAGCCGCACTGTCGTATTAGCAGTACGGGGGGGGCCACCGAGAGTTCTATATGGTCGATCATCTATGAGATTCCTGACGGACCGATACTTGCTCCCAGCGTGCCTTACGGCAAAGCGATGGCGCACCAGCGCTTTTACGTGCTTGACCGCCATATGCGTATCCTACCGCCTTGTCTGCCGGGTGAGCAGTATATCGGTGGGGCAGGCGTGGCGCGCGAATATTACCGTAATCGCACCCTTACCGATGAGCGTTTTATCTGGCATCCGGTGCTGGGGGAGAGGCTTTACCGTACCGGGGATGCTGGGCGTTATCTGCCTGATGGCAACCTTGAATTTTTAGGCCGTATGGATTTTCAGGTGAAGCTGAATGGCTATCGCGTTGAGCTGGGGGAAGTCGAAGACTGCGCAATGGCATTCAGTCCCATCAAGTCCTGCTGCGCGATTGTCAGAAATGACGACAGCCAGCAACGGCTGGTCCTTTACTACGTCTGTGAGGAGCCGCTGGTGGAAGTTGAGCTGCTGGAATTCATGAGTCAGCAACTGCCGCTATATATGATCCCGACCGCGTTGGTAAGGCTGGATGCGTTGCCGCTTAGCTCCAGCGGTAAGCTGGATCGCAAAGCACTGCCTGCCCCGGCCAGCAGTAGCGAAACTGATTATGTTGCCCCGAAAAATGCGCTGGAGGCCCAGCTGTGTGCGCTGTGGCAGGAAACGCTGCACTGCGAACGCATCGGTATGACCGATGATTTTTTCCGCGCCGGGGGAACGTCAATTATCGCGATCTCTTTGTGCATCAGGCTTGCTGACATTCTGGGGTCACCGGTCCCGGTGGTGAAACTGTTCCAGTGCCGTACCCTGAAAAATCTGTTAGCCAGCCAGCACAACAGCCTGGTGATAGCGCTCAACACTCCTGCGCCCGGTGCATCTGCGTTATGGATGATCCATCCGGCACTGGTTGGCGCTGAAGCGTTTTATCCGTTTGCGCAGGCCTTCCAGGGCCGCATAAACTGCTTCGGTATCGACAACTACAATCTTTATCATCGGCCGCCGATTGATTCTCTGCCCACGCTTGCCGCTCGCTATCTTGATGAGATGACGGCACACGGGCTGTTAAGCGGAAGTTCGCCAGTACAGATTGTCGGATGGTCGTTGGGGGGACTGATCGCGTTGGAGGTTGCCGCGCTGCTGGAAGCAAGGGGCGTCGGCCAGGTGTCACTGTATCTGCTCGACAGTTTCTATCAGCAAGCCGTGGGAGAACAGCCATCATCCGATCTGCTGTCCGCCCTGGGCATTACTGCGGAGGCGGCACAGCGGGCAATGGCCATTGCAGGAACGGAACAGCGGCTTGCACAAGGTGTTATTTCGCGCAGGCTGATGACCACACGCGTGACATTGTTCAAAGCGACCCAGCCCAACCCACAGCTGCCGGATGACGTAATGCGAGAGCTTCTGGCAGTGCAGGATAATGGATTGCAGCAAGTTTGCGAAGATTTGACGGTGATCCCGCTGGCGTGCCACCACCATAATATTCTGCAATGTGCAGAGGAGATTGGCGAAGTGATTATCCGTAATAAAGAGGGCATAGCGTTGGATAAGGCTACAGAGTTGTTACAACGGGCCGACCGGTAA
- a CDS encoding Lrp/AsnC family transcriptional regulator: MNGLMKLDRIDINILVQLQKDGRISNVNLADAVGLSPSPCLQRVKRLETAGFITGYEAHINLTKITDSVTVFTEVTLSGHRREDFLKFENAIREVDELMECHLITGGYDYLLRFITRSIEHYQEVIEGLLDAKVGIDKYFSYIVIKSPIMKSSVPLRSLIARHTQVEF, from the coding sequence ATGAACGGCTTAATGAAACTGGACCGTATCGACATCAACATTCTGGTACAGCTACAGAAAGATGGCCGTATCAGCAATGTCAATCTTGCCGACGCCGTCGGGCTTTCGCCCAGCCCCTGCCTGCAACGCGTGAAGCGTCTGGAAACTGCGGGCTTTATCACCGGTTATGAAGCGCATATTAATCTGACTAAAATCACCGATTCAGTCACGGTGTTCACCGAAGTGACGCTCTCCGGCCACCGACGCGAAGATTTCCTCAAGTTCGAAAATGCGATCCGCGAAGTGGACGAGCTGATGGAGTGCCATCTGATCACCGGCGGCTACGACTATCTGCTGCGCTTTATCACCCGCAGTATTGAGCACTATCAGGAAGTTATTGAAGGGCTGCTGGATGCCAAGGTCGGCATCGACAAGTACTTCAGCTATATCGTGATCAAGTCACCGATTATGAAAAGCAGCGTGCCGCTACGCTCGCTGATCGCTCGCCATACGCAGGTTGAATTTTAA